A window from Micromonospora terminaliae encodes these proteins:
- a CDS encoding thiamine phosphate synthase codes for MPSGVVLLTDRWQARRPLAEVVRAAVAGGVRWVVLREKDLSRVARAALAAELRAILADAGGRLIVAGPDPLDGDAVHLPAAGPYPPPAAGLVGRSCHDGTELARLTTEDYVTVSPVYPTRTKPGYGPPLHPAGLRELIATSPVPVLALGGIETPAQIRECVAAGAAGVAVLGALMRADDPTEIAAKLTEAAGLTARSGHGRPQTPTATTEDNE; via the coding sequence GTGCCGTCCGGCGTCGTGCTGCTCACCGATCGGTGGCAGGCGCGGCGTCCTCTCGCCGAGGTCGTTCGGGCGGCCGTCGCCGGGGGAGTGCGGTGGGTGGTGCTGCGGGAGAAGGACCTCTCCCGGGTGGCGCGGGCCGCGCTGGCCGCCGAGCTGCGCGCCATCCTCGCCGACGCCGGGGGGAGGCTGATCGTCGCCGGGCCCGACCCGCTCGACGGCGACGCCGTCCACCTGCCGGCCGCCGGCCCGTACCCGCCGCCGGCCGCCGGGCTGGTCGGCCGCTCCTGCCACGACGGCACCGAGCTGGCCCGACTGACCACCGAGGACTACGTGACCGTCTCGCCGGTCTACCCCACGAGGACCAAACCCGGCTACGGGCCACCCCTGCACCCGGCGGGGCTCCGCGAGCTGATCGCGACCAGCCCCGTGCCGGTGCTCGCCCTGGGCGGCATCGAAACCCCGGCCCAAATCCGGGAGTGCGTGGCGGCCGGCGCCGCCGGGGTGGCCGTGCTCGGCGCCCTCATGCGCGCCGACGACCCCACCGAGATCGCCGCCAAACTCACCGAAGCGGCTGGCCTGACCGCCCGGAGTGGGCACGGTCGGCCGCAGACCCCCACCGCAACCACAGAGGACAACGAGTGA
- a CDS encoding thiazole synthase: MSPMSFEIGGVGFGSRLILGTGGAANLHLLEQAIRASGTELVTLALRRVDTAPGAAGGLLDLLDRCGVRLLPNTAGCYTASEAVKVAQLAREAFDTDWVKLEVIGDERTLLPDGVELLRAAEELVADGFTVLPYTSDDPILARRLADVGCAAVMPAGAPIGSGLGVSNPHHIRLIRQTVDVPVILDAGIGTASDAALAMELGCDAVLLASAVTRAADPVAMATAMRHAVRAGRLAYGAGRIARRFHALASTPDEGRPDL; the protein is encoded by the coding sequence GTGAGCCCGATGTCCTTCGAGATCGGTGGCGTCGGCTTCGGCTCCCGGCTCATCCTCGGCACCGGCGGCGCGGCCAACCTGCACTTGCTGGAGCAGGCGATCCGCGCCTCCGGCACCGAGCTGGTCACGCTGGCGCTGCGCCGGGTGGACACCGCGCCGGGCGCCGCGGGCGGCCTGCTCGACCTGCTGGACCGGTGCGGGGTACGGCTGCTGCCGAACACGGCCGGCTGCTACACGGCGTCCGAGGCCGTGAAGGTGGCGCAGCTCGCCCGGGAGGCGTTCGACACCGACTGGGTGAAGCTCGAGGTGATCGGCGACGAGCGCACGCTGCTGCCCGACGGGGTGGAGCTGCTGCGCGCCGCCGAGGAGCTGGTGGCCGACGGGTTCACGGTGCTGCCGTACACCTCGGACGATCCGATCCTGGCCCGGCGGCTGGCCGACGTGGGCTGCGCGGCCGTGATGCCGGCCGGCGCACCGATCGGCTCCGGGCTCGGGGTGAGCAACCCGCACCACATCCGGCTCATCCGGCAGACCGTCGACGTGCCGGTGATCCTCGACGCCGGCATCGGCACCGCCTCCGACGCCGCGCTCGCCATGGAGCTGGGCTGCGACGCCGTGCTGCTGGCCAGCGCCGTCACCCGGGCCGCCGACCCGGTGGCGATGGCCACCGCCATGCGGCATGCGGTGCGGGCGGGGCGGCTGGCGTACGGGGCGGGCCGGATCGCGCGCCGCTTCCACGCCCTCGCCTCCACCCCCGACGAGGGAAGGCCCGACCTGTGA
- the thiS gene encoding sulfur carrier protein ThiS: protein MELIVNGAGRDLPGGSTVADVVRAVTEQERGLAVAVNGEVVPRGGWTATVLRDGDRVEVLSAAQGG, encoded by the coding sequence GTGGAACTGATCGTCAACGGCGCGGGACGGGACCTGCCCGGCGGCTCGACCGTCGCCGACGTGGTCCGTGCGGTCACCGAGCAGGAGCGCGGCCTGGCGGTCGCCGTGAACGGCGAGGTGGTGCCGCGCGGCGGCTGGACGGCCACGGTGCTGCGCGACGGCGACCGGGTCGAGGTGCTCAGCGCCGCCCAGGGCGGGTGA
- the thiO gene encoding glycine oxidase ThiO produces MLTRPDVAIVGAGPVGLAIAWRCASRGLRVTVHDPAPGSGASHVAAGMLSPVAEAYFGEHELTGLLAESAARWPRFAADLTDAAGADIGYRADGTLVVGLTADDLAEARRLWSYQQGLGLPITPLRPSELRDREPALAPRVRGGAVAPGDHQVDPRRLVPALRAAAERAGAVLRPDRVGALSEVDAGLTVVAAGCGAAALTGLPVRPVKGQVLRLRAPGRGAPGFRHVIRGYADGESIYLVPRDSGEVVVGATVEERADTEVTAGAVLRLLRAAVDLVPELAEYDLVEAIAGLRPGTPDNAPIIGPLPGRPGVLVATGHHRHGIVLTPVTADLVTELIVTGEPDPLLAPFTPVRFGKEPTWN; encoded by the coding sequence GTGCTGACCCGACCGGACGTCGCCATCGTGGGGGCGGGACCGGTCGGGCTGGCGATCGCGTGGCGCTGTGCTTCGCGAGGGCTGCGCGTGACCGTCCACGATCCCGCACCCGGCTCCGGCGCCTCGCACGTCGCCGCCGGGATGCTCTCGCCGGTGGCCGAGGCGTACTTCGGCGAGCACGAGTTGACCGGCCTGCTCGCCGAGTCCGCCGCCCGCTGGCCCCGCTTCGCCGCCGACCTGACCGACGCGGCCGGCGCCGACATCGGGTACCGCGCCGACGGCACCCTCGTGGTCGGGCTCACCGCCGACGACCTGGCCGAGGCGCGGCGGCTCTGGTCGTACCAGCAGGGGTTGGGACTGCCGATCACGCCGCTGCGCCCCTCGGAGCTGCGCGACCGCGAACCGGCGCTGGCCCCGCGGGTGCGGGGTGGCGCGGTCGCCCCCGGCGACCACCAGGTCGACCCGCGCCGGCTGGTTCCCGCGCTGCGGGCGGCGGCCGAGCGGGCCGGCGCGGTGCTGCGCCCGGACCGGGTCGGCGCGCTGTCCGAGGTGGACGCCGGGCTCACCGTTGTCGCGGCCGGCTGCGGCGCCGCCGCGCTGACCGGGCTGCCGGTCCGGCCGGTCAAGGGCCAGGTGCTCCGGCTCCGCGCGCCCGGTCGCGGCGCGCCGGGCTTCCGGCACGTGATCCGGGGGTACGCCGACGGCGAGTCGATCTATCTGGTTCCGCGGGACAGCGGCGAGGTGGTGGTCGGGGCGACCGTCGAGGAGCGCGCCGACACCGAGGTGACCGCGGGCGCGGTGCTCCGGTTGCTCCGCGCCGCCGTGGACCTGGTGCCGGAGCTGGCCGAGTACGACCTGGTCGAGGCGATCGCCGGGCTGCGCCCCGGCACCCCGGACAACGCGCCGATCATCGGGCCGCTGCCCGGCCGCCCCGGCGTGCTCGTCGCCACCGGACACCACCGGCACGGCATCGTGCTCACCCCGGTCACCGCCGACCTGGTCACCGAGCTGATCGTCACCGGCGAGCCGGATCCGCTGCTCGCCCCCTTCACCCCGGTCCGGTTCGGGAAGGAGCCCACGTGGAACTGA
- a CDS encoding thiamine phosphate synthase produces the protein MPSLGRLHLITDTRPGRDPLGVLRAALPVARAELVVQVRVEDDASDREAYELARQVVGLCRPYGATCLVNDRLHVALAVDAAGGHVGAEDLPVAAARRVLGAGALLGATAREPGGAAAAVAAGASYLGVGPCHATTTKSGLPDPIGPAGLRAVAGAVDVPVIAIGGVTVASVPALRAAGAYGVAVVGALSGSPDPARTTAELIAALTC, from the coding sequence GTGCCGTCCCTGGGACGACTGCATCTGATCACCGACACCCGGCCGGGGCGGGACCCGCTCGGCGTGCTGCGCGCCGCCCTGCCGGTGGCCCGCGCCGAGCTGGTCGTCCAGGTCCGGGTCGAGGACGACGCCAGCGACCGGGAGGCGTACGAGCTGGCCCGGCAGGTGGTCGGGCTGTGCCGGCCGTACGGGGCGACGTGCCTGGTCAACGACCGGCTGCATGTGGCGCTGGCGGTCGACGCCGCCGGCGGGCACGTCGGCGCGGAGGACCTGCCCGTCGCGGCCGCCCGCCGGGTGCTCGGCGCCGGCGCCCTGCTCGGCGCGACCGCGCGGGAGCCGGGCGGCGCCGCCGCGGCGGTCGCCGCCGGGGCCAGCTACCTGGGCGTGGGCCCGTGTCACGCGACCACCACCAAGTCCGGCCTGCCCGACCCGATCGGCCCCGCGGGGCTGCGCGCGGTGGCGGGTGCCGTGGACGTGCCGGTGATAGCCATCGGCGGGGTGACCGTCGCGTCGGTGCCGGCGTTGCGGGCGGCCGGGGCGTACGGGGTGGCGGTGGTCGGTGCGCTGTCCGGCAGCCCCGATCCCGCACGTACGACCGCCGAGCTGATCGCGGCGCTGACGTGCTGA